The proteins below come from a single Vitis vinifera cultivar Pinot Noir 40024 chromosome 9, ASM3070453v1 genomic window:
- the LOC100241147 gene encoding protein phosphatase 2C 16, which yields MEEMSPAVSVTLSLGSTLCDNSGIATHVEITQLKLVTDTVSLLSSPATVLSSESVCSGDGIRNDVKSEPNGVSESEAEEDSGGRRVTLLEMVPEKGNGWIDSGDMIQHSEEDEILAVVDNTSRISHEDLLALVAGSEISLPNSMEIENVEHGQIVAKAIILRESSEKVPAGELLAVAVNPDAVLSGGSDLKASAVVFQLSTDKNLSKGSVRSVFELDCIPLWGSVSIQGQRPEMEDAVAAVPRFMETPIKMLIGNRAIDGMSQRFTHLTTHFFGVYDGHGGSQVANYCRDRIHLALAEEIGSIKDDVEDNRHGLWENAFTSCFQKVDDEIGGEVSRGIIEGNADVSDVSDASLEPIAPETVGSTAVVALICSSHIIIANCGDSRAVLCRGKEPIALSIDHRPNREDEYARIEASGGKVIQWNGHRVFGVLAMSRSIGDRYLKPWIIPEPEVMMVPRAREDDCLILASDGLWDVMTNEEVCEVARRRILLWHKKNGVASLVERGKGIDPAAQAAAEYLSMLAIQKGSKDNISVIVVDLKAQRKFKSKPS from the exons ATGGAAGAGATGTCTCCTGCAGTTTCTGTGACACTTAGTTTAGGTAGTACTTTATGTGATAATTCGGGAATTGCAACCCATGTGGAAATCACACAGCTCAAACTGGTAACAGATACTGTGAGCTTGTTATCAAGCCCTGCAACTGTACTCTCTTCAGAGTCTGTTTGTAGTGGTGATGGAATTCGAAATGATGTTAAGAGTGAGCCCAATGGGGTAAGTGAATCCGAAGCAGAAGAAGACAGTGGTGGGCGAAGAGTGACTTTGTTGGAGATGGTACCTGAAAAGGGGAATGGTTGGATTGATAGCGGTGACATGATTCAGCATAGCGAGGAAGATGAGATCTTAGCTGTAGTGGACAACACCAGTAGAATTAGTCATGAGGACTTGTTGGCTTTGGTTGCTGGGTCCGAAATAAGCTTGCCAAATTCTATGgaaattgaaaatgttgaaCATGGTCAAATTGTTGCTAAGGCGATTATATTGCGGGAATCTTCTGAGAAGGTGCCTGCTGGTGAACTCCTTGCCGTGGCAGTGAACCCGGATGCAGTGTTGTCTGGTGGGTCTGATTTGAAGGCATCTGCAGTGGTTTTTCAGTTGTCTACAGACAAGAATCTCAGCAAAGGAAGTGTGCGAAGTGTTTTCGAGCTGGATTGTATACCCCTTTGGGGTTCTGTGTCAATCCAAGGGCAAAGACCAGAAATGGAGGATGCGGTTGCCGCTGTTCCTCGGTTTATGGAAACTCCCATCAAAATGCTTATTGGCAATCGGGCAATCGATGGAATGAGCCAAAGATTCACCCACCTAACCACTCATTTTTTTGGGGTTTATGATGGCCATGGAGGCTCTCAG GTTGCTAACTATTGTCGTGATCGAATCCATTTGGCTTTGGCTGAAGAAATAGGAAGTATCAAGGACGATGTGGAGGATAACAGGCATGGGCTGTGGGAGAATGCCTTCACTAGTTGCTTTCAAAAGGTTGATGATGAGATTGGGGGGGAAGTTAGCAGAGGCATCATTGAAGGAAATGCAGATGTTTCAGATGTTTCTGATGCTAGTTTAGAGCCTATTGCTCCAGAAACTGTTGGGTCTACAGCTGTGGTTGCCTTAATCTGTTCATCCCATATCATCATCGCCAACTGTGGTGATTCAAGAGCAGTTCTATGTCGTGGCAAGGAGCCCATTGCACTATCAATTGATCATAGA CCAAACAGAGAAGATGAATATGCAAGGATTGAGGCATCTGGAGGCAAGGTCATACAATGGAATGGCCATCGTGTTTTCGGCGTTCTTGCAATGTCGAGATCTATTG GTGATAGGTATCTGAAACCATGGATCATCCCAGAGCCAGAAGTCATGATGGTGCCTCGGGCTAGAGAAGACGACTGTCTCATCTTAGCCAGTGACGGGTTATGGGATGTCATGACAAACGAGGAAGTATGTGAAGTAGCTCGAAGGCGGATTCTGCTGTGGCACAAAAAGAATGGAGTCGCATCCCTTGTAGAAAGGGGCAAAGGAATCGACCCTGCAGCTCAGGCAGCAGCAGAGTACCTCTCAATGCTTGCTATCCAAAAGGGAAGCAAGGACAACATATCTGTGATTGTGGTGGACTTGAAAGCTCAAAGGAAGTTCAAGAGTAAACCCTCATAA
- the LOC100263424 gene encoding uncharacterized protein LOC100263424, whose protein sequence is MEEEEPEISSQTLTLTPTKKRKKKKHVNVKMEVVHEHPEKIPPLVGYFPSGFDPHKPQDHESDPPPAVKVFRNKARANRLQLVVSPNDSKVNFVGTSYSGEAASAQVCTYALGVLDKETQTLKIVPIASNKIFRLEPRVGGSDASVDEPSSLLKGEQTAEEKAGRMRDLTNLYGTKKSITQAKKLQALNQKDDPRSQKDLDRKLKEVVINKEALESTSAHSARNIPPYDDTATTPQEAYRLDKIIFKGEWDYLLDILDLLQAGVEVESSAYSSFVCNRIQKLKELEDEGEKTTLACIFSYINHLLKYKDRNSMDASSAKHHKIPGILNQKFSSMFALDSDSRRLTEEKKDLLISYVLVLTLYADEFRTDPSDIARDLRMSAVKLRAHFEHLGCKLVSQNKVTMATLPVPLTFPRLRQKRRR, encoded by the exons ATGGAAGAAGAAGAGCCAGAGATCTCATCACAAACCCTAACTCTAACCCCAActaagaagaggaagaaaaagaagcatGTCAACGTCAAAATGGAGGTCGTCCATGAACACCCAGAAAAGATCCCACCTCTAGTGGGCTATTTCCCATCTGGGTTCGATCCCCACAAACCCCAAGACCATGAATCCGACCCACCACCCGCTGTTAAGGTTTTCAGAAACAAGGCTAGAGCCAACCGATTACAGCTTGTTGTGAGCCCAAATGATTCCAAGGTCAACTTCGTTGGCACCAGCTACTCCGGCGAAGCCGCGTCGGCTCAGGTCTGCACCTATGCTCTTGGGGTTCTTGATAAGGAGACCCAGACGTTGAAGATCGTTCCTATTGCGTCTAATAAG ATATTTAGGTTGGAACCAAGAGTTGGAGGGTCAGATGCCTCTGTTGATGAACCTTCAAGTTTATTAAAGGGAGAACAAACTGCAGAAGAGAAGGCAGGCAGAATGAGAGATCTAACTAACTTATATGGAACAAAGAAGTCAATTACCCAG GCTAAGAAATTGCAGGCTCTGAACCAAAAAGATGATCCTAGGTCTCAGAAGGATTTGGACAGGAAACTCAAGGAAGTTGTTATAAACAAGGAGGCGCTTGAAAGTACTTCTGCTCATAGTGCTCGTAATATCCCACCATATGATGATACGGCCACTACACCCCAGGAGGCCTATCGTCTGGACAAGATTATTTTCAAAGGGGAATGGGATTACCTTTTAGATATTCTCGACCTTCTGCAAGCAGGAGTAGAGGTAGAATCCAGTGCTTACTCAAGTTTTGTTTGCAACAGAATCCAAAAATTGAAGGAGCTTGAG GATGAAGGGGAGAAAACAACGCTTGCCTGCATATTCTCATATATTAATCATCtattgaagtacaaagatcggAATTCTATGGATGCTTCATCTGCCAAGCACCATAAAATCCCAGGCATCCTGAACCAGAAGTTTTCTTCCATGTTTGCTCTTGATTCAGATTCGAGAAGACTCACTGAAGAGAAGAAAGATCTTCTCATCAGTTATGTCTTGGTGCTCACTCTATATGCTGATGAATTCAGAACTGACCCATCAGATATAGCTAGGGATTTGAGGATGAGTGCAGTAAAGTTGAGAGCACATTTCGAGCATCTGGGTTGCAAGCTCGTGTCTCAGAATAAAGTGACGATGGCTACGCTTCCTGTTCCCCTCACTTTCCCCAGGCTGAGGCAGAAGAGGCGAAGGTAG